A genomic segment from Thermostichus lividus PCC 6715 encodes:
- a CDS encoding methyl-accepting chemotaxis protein: MASSSTHHTQEYQKAVAAYVQGHYDEAARITDDLVGTRPDDPNLRLLRGHIYCCQQQYKEAHAQYQAVLSHTSDPDLITLANESIAKIQEFITVEPTNGGHDWSEDSSATTFQGDHTILQGEHTTLQGATADVPADENIRLEEMSLESFNDFGAGDSSPFDDLGISGIESEYPMTAEMPSFNPFDEDATLNSTDDPFGLPPLTEPQPSATLDDFGLGENIPEIPIGESVQPMGAAAVDDDDVTMLMGNSPFGSDAPAANEPAAEASDPLFDFAATADTPLLSDPFAQPSPSPDISAPAAADDALFPSFAEELAAPAPLEEETSAAAISELLSSEPEVDLLPEPAATPPSSPSDEEDDLFGGFIDSGLADMVAEPLPTTDFDPALFDTSDDQTIAMAQLPTAESADPLFRAEEGAALAELEEDETIAMASMPPIPSEEGAMGDETIAISQQSSFDPNTFTGVAPTADDSLEVIPDFDLGDFDLDDFGADNAATPELGFDDEMTIANPKLQMHSAGSSPEPQTDLGTETFAVLPEEFDLSQDNLADLAEFSLEPNQPAAPTSQGSSHDSAHDLSTFAQQTAPPPSRSVATPRSVPAAAVTSPSPATTAGGSFTQQNLTSAVATGVLSALAAGAVGLGFSAPVPVPVVGGTAAGLTAGLAAYALGQRSVSRVKRFCTDLQAQCNAVIAGDMTAQVPVTGHDELGVLAQSFNQMTESIRQITSDAQKKAEENERQRDDLQRQVIRLLDDVEGAARGDLTVQAEVTADVLGAVADSFNLTIHNLRTIVQQVKVAAQQVSRGAAESETFARSLSADALRQAEELAVTLNSVQMMTNAIQRVAESAQEANAVARNASETALRGGEAVERTVAGILQIRETVAETTRKVKRLAESSQEIAKIVGVISSIANRTNLLALNASIEAARAGESGRGFAVVADEVRQLADRAAKASKEIEQIVLQIQSETGAVMTAMEEGTQQVIEGTKRAEQAKHSLEDIIQVSSQIDALVRSITNSTVEQTESARSMAQVMQSIELTAQATSQEAQRVSDSLQGLVIVARNLQTSVERFRVENTEDQA, translated from the coding sequence ATGGCATCCAGCAGCACCCATCACACCCAAGAGTATCAAAAAGCCGTTGCCGCTTACGTCCAAGGTCACTACGACGAAGCCGCAAGGATTACCGACGATTTGGTGGGCACCCGACCGGACGACCCCAATTTGCGGCTGCTGCGGGGACATATTTACTGCTGCCAACAACAGTACAAAGAAGCCCATGCCCAGTACCAAGCAGTTCTTAGCCACACCAGTGATCCCGATCTAATTACCCTTGCCAACGAGAGTATTGCCAAAATTCAAGAGTTTATTACCGTTGAGCCTACCAATGGTGGCCATGACTGGAGCGAGGATTCCTCCGCGACAACCTTCCAAGGGGATCACACCATACTCCAAGGCGAGCACACAACTCTTCAGGGCGCAACCGCTGATGTCCCTGCTGATGAGAACATCCGCCTTGAAGAGATGAGCCTAGAGAGCTTTAATGATTTCGGCGCGGGGGATAGTAGTCCCTTCGATGATCTAGGTATTTCTGGCATTGAGAGCGAGTACCCAATGACGGCTGAAATGCCGTCCTTTAATCCCTTTGATGAAGATGCCACCCTCAACAGTACAGACGATCCCTTTGGGTTACCACCGCTAACAGAGCCCCAACCTAGTGCCACCCTCGATGACTTTGGCCTTGGGGAAAATATTCCGGAAATTCCCATAGGGGAGTCAGTTCAACCGATGGGAGCCGCAGCCGTTGACGACGATGACGTGACAATGCTGATGGGTAACTCCCCCTTTGGCAGCGATGCGCCTGCGGCAAACGAACCGGCTGCTGAAGCGAGTGATCCGTTATTTGATTTCGCTGCAACTGCGGATACTCCCCTGTTGAGCGACCCGTTCGCCCAGCCATCACCATCTCCTGACATCTCTGCACCCGCCGCAGCAGACGATGCCCTCTTCCCCAGTTTTGCCGAGGAATTGGCTGCTCCCGCACCCCTAGAAGAGGAAACCTCTGCCGCCGCCATTAGCGAGTTGTTGAGCAGTGAGCCTGAGGTTGATCTACTTCCAGAGCCTGCGGCTACCCCTCCCAGCAGTCCTAGTGACGAGGAGGATGACCTCTTTGGTGGCTTTATTGATTCTGGTTTGGCGGATATGGTGGCTGAGCCGCTTCCCACCACAGACTTTGATCCTGCCCTGTTTGACACTAGCGACGATCAAACCATTGCCATGGCGCAGTTGCCAACGGCTGAGTCTGCCGATCCCCTCTTTCGGGCAGAAGAAGGAGCCGCACTGGCTGAGTTAGAGGAGGATGAAACCATTGCTATGGCGAGTATGCCGCCCATCCCCTCCGAAGAAGGGGCGATGGGAGACGAAACCATTGCCATTTCCCAGCAGAGCAGCTTTGATCCCAACACCTTCACTGGCGTAGCGCCCACTGCGGACGACTCCTTAGAGGTCATTCCCGATTTTGACCTTGGGGATTTTGACCTTGACGACTTTGGTGCTGATAACGCTGCCACCCCCGAGTTAGGCTTTGACGATGAAATGACGATCGCCAACCCTAAACTCCAGATGCATTCTGCCGGCAGTAGCCCTGAGCCACAAACCGACTTGGGCACCGAAACCTTTGCTGTTTTACCCGAGGAATTTGACCTCAGCCAAGACAACTTAGCGGATTTGGCTGAGTTTAGCCTTGAGCCGAACCAGCCAGCCGCCCCCACCAGCCAAGGCAGCAGCCACGACAGTGCCCATGACCTTTCAACCTTTGCGCAGCAAACTGCACCTCCGCCCAGCCGTTCTGTGGCTACACCGCGATCCGTGCCAGCCGCAGCGGTCACCTCCCCTTCGCCTGCGACAACCGCTGGGGGATCCTTCACGCAGCAGAACCTCACCTCTGCGGTAGCTACAGGGGTATTATCAGCCTTGGCCGCAGGTGCCGTGGGATTAGGCTTTAGTGCCCCAGTTCCGGTTCCCGTCGTGGGAGGCACCGCCGCTGGCTTAACCGCAGGCTTAGCGGCCTACGCCTTAGGGCAGCGGAGTGTCAGTCGGGTCAAACGCTTCTGTACTGACCTGCAAGCCCAGTGTAATGCCGTGATTGCTGGGGACATGACTGCACAGGTTCCCGTCACTGGCCATGACGAGCTAGGGGTTTTGGCTCAGAGCTTCAACCAAATGACCGAGAGCATTCGGCAAATCACGTCAGATGCCCAGAAAAAGGCTGAAGAGAACGAACGTCAGCGGGATGATCTGCAACGGCAAGTGATTCGGCTCCTCGACGATGTGGAGGGTGCTGCCCGTGGCGACTTGACGGTACAAGCGGAGGTGACCGCCGATGTGTTGGGGGCGGTCGCAGACTCCTTTAACCTGACCATCCACAACCTGCGCACCATTGTGCAACAGGTGAAAGTGGCGGCGCAGCAGGTGAGTCGCGGTGCGGCAGAAAGCGAAACGTTTGCCCGTAGCCTCTCAGCAGATGCCCTGCGGCAAGCAGAGGAGTTGGCAGTGACCCTCAACTCTGTGCAGATGATGACCAACGCAATTCAGCGGGTTGCCGAAAGCGCCCAAGAAGCCAATGCCGTGGCTCGTAATGCCTCTGAAACGGCTCTGCGCGGCGGTGAAGCGGTGGAGCGTACCGTGGCGGGGATTTTGCAAATTCGGGAAACGGTGGCGGAAACAACTCGCAAGGTCAAACGCTTAGCCGAGTCTTCCCAAGAAATTGCCAAGATTGTTGGTGTGATTTCCTCCATTGCCAACCGGACAAACCTCTTGGCACTGAACGCTAGTATTGAGGCAGCGCGAGCGGGTGAATCGGGTCGTGGCTTTGCGGTGGTGGCCGATGAGGTGCGACAACTGGCAGATCGTGCCGCTAAGGCCTCGAAGGAGATCGAACAGATCGTGCTGCAAATTCAAAGTGAAACCGGCGCGGTGATGACCGCTATGGAAGAGGGAACGCAACAGGTGATTGAGGGGACGAAGCGGGCAGAGCAAGCCAAACACTCTCTTGAGGACATTATCCAAGTGTCGTCACAGATTGATGCGCTGGTGCGCTCGATTACTAATTCTACGGTTGAGCAAACGGAGTCTGCCCGCTCCATGGCTCAGGTGATGCAGTCAATTGAGTTGACCGCCCAAGCTACCTCCCAGGAAGCGCAGCGCGTGTCAGACTCATTACAGGGACTGGTGATCGTGGCTCGTAACCTGCAAACATCTGTGGAACGGTTCCGCGTTGAAAATACTGAAGACCAAGCCTAA
- a CDS encoding Hpt domain-containing protein — protein MQSDQQKRILGYFIEEAQEHLTTIEESLMNLQQVVNDPEAMSEMFRAAHSVKGGAAMLGLHSIQHTAHKLEDYFKVLREHPITVDSTLENLFLQGVDALRELLDELQGPFGLTEETATATLSRVEPVFKQLHDHLNALTQGGATPAEPVATGVVETPPPPPVDPSYTFVFQTDVPERLRAMLQLFKQPDSPAVRQQLVEACSNLGQLGETFALPKWVDLLAIAQQVVSNDSQPLTVLAPVVIKEIMAARDRVLSGQGCVIAASQALLDLQPAPVPAAELEPIQDLSAPLEQAAVEEVAPVAEAIAVEEADLITDVPDGVTVFGDDSQTDLEELSDIFSLAGDLGEQWGDDTLDEQLAGLKSDEFIDEDISDFLTVTSDSAEASTEDLSIDQLLTDIDNFLDDKPADTITDDIDALLLDETASAIADSPSEEHEEVDIASFLEGFSDTAVSYPADAAIADALAADEGVRTEAPLADLELPESEPLSADTFSDVAAFLGDVPGLTDALDNLVVENTAADVLAEFVASPPLRIYG, from the coding sequence ATGCAAAGCGATCAACAAAAGCGCATTCTCGGCTATTTCATTGAAGAGGCTCAGGAACACCTGACCACCATTGAAGAAAGCTTGATGAATCTGCAACAGGTGGTAAACGATCCCGAAGCGATGAGTGAAATGTTTCGGGCTGCCCACTCTGTCAAGGGTGGTGCAGCAATGCTGGGGCTGCACAGTATTCAGCACACCGCCCACAAGCTAGAAGACTACTTCAAGGTACTGCGGGAGCATCCTATTACCGTAGATAGCACGCTGGAAAACCTGTTTTTGCAGGGAGTGGATGCGCTACGGGAACTTCTGGATGAACTCCAAGGCCCCTTTGGTTTGACTGAGGAAACGGCAACCGCAACCCTGTCAAGAGTTGAACCTGTTTTTAAGCAACTTCACGATCACCTGAATGCCTTAACTCAAGGTGGTGCTACCCCAGCAGAACCGGTGGCTACTGGCGTTGTAGAGACGCCGCCGCCCCCCCCTGTTGATCCTAGCTATACTTTTGTCTTTCAGACGGATGTGCCTGAACGCCTGCGGGCGATGCTGCAACTCTTTAAGCAGCCAGATTCACCGGCGGTTCGCCAGCAGTTGGTGGAGGCATGTTCCAATTTGGGTCAGTTAGGGGAAACCTTTGCGCTGCCGAAGTGGGTGGATCTGTTGGCGATCGCCCAACAGGTTGTTAGTAATGATAGCCAACCGCTCACTGTCCTTGCCCCAGTGGTGATCAAAGAGATTATGGCGGCGCGGGATCGGGTGCTGAGCGGCCAAGGTTGTGTCATTGCTGCTAGTCAGGCCTTGTTGGATCTTCAGCCCGCTCCTGTGCCTGCGGCAGAGCTAGAGCCGATTCAGGATCTCTCTGCGCCCTTAGAGCAGGCTGCTGTTGAGGAGGTTGCACCAGTGGCCGAGGCGATCGCCGTCGAGGAGGCTGATCTCATCACCGATGTGCCTGATGGGGTCACCGTATTTGGTGACGATAGCCAGACCGATCTCGAAGAACTGAGTGACATCTTTAGCCTAGCTGGGGATTTGGGGGAACAATGGGGCGATGATACCCTAGATGAGCAACTGGCGGGTCTAAAGAGTGATGAATTTATTGATGAAGACATTTCCGACTTCTTGACGGTGACTAGTGACTCCGCTGAGGCCAGTACTGAAGACCTGAGCATTGATCAACTCCTGACGGATATTGATAACTTCTTGGACGACAAACCGGCTGATACTATCACCGATGACATTGATGCCCTGCTGCTGGATGAGACTGCATCGGCGATCGCCGACTCCCCTAGCGAGGAACACGAGGAAGTCGATATCGCTTCCTTCTTAGAGGGGTTCAGTGACACCGCAGTGAGTTATCCAGCGGATGCTGCCATTGCCGATGCTCTGGCAGCGGATGAAGGGGTGCGTACCGAGGCGCCTCTCGCCGATCTCGAATTGCCAGAGAGTGAGCCCCTGTCTGCCGATACATTCTCTGATGTCGCTGCCTTTTTAGGAGATGTTCCGGGCCTGACGGATGCCCTCGATAACCTTGTGGTTGAAAATACGGCGGCAGATGTGTTGGCGGAATTTGTCGCCTCTCCCCCCTTGAGGATCTATGGTTAG
- a CDS encoding helicase-related protein, whose protein sequence is MNLLTESEKATLAARVDQFLAQHQEIVTPEIIAPLYQGIAAHHAGVLPVVKTFVETLFQEGLIKLVFATETLAAGINMPARTTIISTLSKRTDSGHRLLTASEFLQMAGRAGRRGMDTIGHVVTLQTPFEGANEAAFLATAAPDPLISQFTLAMGWS, encoded by the coding sequence ATGAATTTGCTCACCGAGTCAGAAAAGGCAACCTTGGCAGCACGAGTCGATCAGTTTTTGGCGCAGCACCAAGAAATTGTAACCCCTGAAATCATTGCACCGCTGTACCAAGGTATTGCCGCACACCATGCAGGCGTACTGCCCGTAGTGAAAACCTTTGTGGAAACCCTCTTTCAGGAGGGACTGATTAAATTGGTCTTTGCCACAGAAACCCTAGCGGCGGGGATCAACATGCCAGCACGCACCACCATCATTTCCACCCTATCGAAGCGGACCGACAGTGGCCATCGCCTCCTGACGGCCTCGGAATTTTTGCAGATGGCTGGACGAGCCGGACGGCGTGGGATGGATACCATTGGCCACGTGGTGACCTTGCAAACCCCCTTTGAAGGGGCCAACGAAGCCGCATTTTTGGCCACTGCCGCCCCGGATCCACTGATTAGCCAGTTTACCCTAGCTATGGGATGGTCTTGA